In the Corynebacterium gerontici genome, one interval contains:
- the moaA gene encoding GTP 3',8-cyclase MoaA gives MPAIRSTAPSGQPLLREGVGELRDQCGRVAKDLRVSLTDRCNLRCTYCMPAEGMEWIPSEEALSDDEVLRLIRIAVNRLGVEQVRFTGGEPLMRRSLEHIVAESAKLRTRTGKAISTALTSNALGLDKRAQTLRNAGLNRVNLSLDTLDPQRYLALTRRDRLADAIKGIDAAIRVGFSPVKINTVVMKGVNESDVVPLARFALQRGCQLRFIEQMPIGPRNLWKREDMVTAEEIIGMLSEEFSMTPASVPRGSAPAALWNVTSSAYQGTIGIIASVTHPFCGDCDRTRLTTDGAIRNCLFAHSETSLRDLMRAGADDATIAEAWAQAMWGKALGHGINDPAFVQPDRTMSAIGG, from the coding sequence ATGCCAGCCATCCGCAGCACCGCCCCGAGCGGGCAGCCACTGCTGCGCGAAGGGGTCGGTGAGCTGCGCGATCAATGTGGGCGAGTAGCCAAAGATTTACGCGTCTCACTCACAGATCGCTGCAACCTGCGCTGCACGTACTGCATGCCAGCAGAGGGAATGGAGTGGATCCCCAGCGAAGAAGCACTCAGCGATGATGAGGTGCTGAGGCTCATCCGCATCGCAGTGAACAGGCTCGGGGTGGAGCAGGTGCGCTTCACCGGCGGCGAACCACTCATGAGGCGCTCATTGGAGCACATAGTGGCGGAGTCAGCGAAGCTACGCACCCGGACAGGCAAAGCTATCAGCACTGCCTTGACTTCCAATGCGCTCGGATTAGACAAGCGCGCGCAAACATTGAGGAACGCTGGTTTGAACAGGGTGAACCTCTCACTGGACACGCTCGATCCGCAGCGCTATCTGGCACTGACCCGGCGCGACCGCCTCGCGGATGCGATCAAGGGCATTGACGCGGCAATCCGAGTGGGTTTTTCACCGGTGAAAATCAATACTGTGGTGATGAAGGGCGTTAATGAGTCCGACGTGGTGCCACTTGCCCGCTTCGCATTGCAGCGCGGGTGTCAGCTGCGCTTCATTGAGCAAATGCCCATCGGGCCGCGCAATTTGTGGAAGCGCGAGGATATGGTCACGGCCGAAGAGATCATTGGGATGCTCTCCGAAGAGTTCTCCATGACCCCGGCGAGCGTCCCCCGCGGTTCTGCTCCCGCCGCTTTGTGGAATGTCACATCTTCGGCCTACCAAGGCACAATTGGCATTATCGCCTCGGTCACGCACCCCTTCTGTGGGGATTGCGACCGCACTAGACTGACCACCGACGGCGCTATCCGTAATTGTCTCTTTGCTCATTCGGAGACGAGCCTTCGAGATCTCATGCGCGCAGGTGCCGATGACGCGACGATTGCCGAGGCTTGGGCGCAGGCCATGTGGGGCAAAGCCTTAGGTCACGGCATCAATGATCCGGCTTTTGTGCAGCCGGATCGCACAATGTCCGCCATTGGCGGCTGA
- the prfA gene encoding peptide chain release factor 1 yields MAKQVSAVDDIVAEYQGIEMQMADPETMGDQALFRKLSKRYSELQPIITVNNQLVQARDDHEAAAEMAHEDAEFKEEAQRLEGEIVELEEKLADLLAPRDPHDADDIVMEVKAGAGGEEAALFAGELVRMYQRYADKHGFAVEVLGLSESDLGGVKDMTLSIKSKQPSRDGAWSVFKFEGGVHRVQRVPVTESQGRIQTSAAGVLVYPEPDEVGEVEIDEKDLRVDVYRSSGKGGQGVNTTDSAVRITHLPTGLVVTCQKERSQIQNKARAMQVLAARLQAIAEEEANAEAAEGRAAQIRTMDRSERIRTYNWPENRISDHRIGFKANNLDSVLGGDLDDLFTALQAAERAERLEAE; encoded by the coding sequence GTGGCAAAGCAAGTTTCGGCGGTAGACGATATTGTCGCCGAATACCAGGGCATCGAGATGCAGATGGCCGATCCGGAAACGATGGGCGACCAGGCACTCTTTCGCAAGCTCTCCAAGCGCTACTCGGAGCTGCAGCCGATCATCACGGTAAACAACCAGTTGGTGCAGGCTCGTGATGATCACGAGGCTGCGGCCGAGATGGCGCATGAGGACGCGGAGTTCAAGGAAGAAGCTCAGCGCCTCGAAGGCGAGATTGTAGAGCTGGAGGAAAAGCTCGCTGATCTGCTGGCTCCACGCGATCCCCACGATGCGGATGACATCGTGATGGAGGTCAAGGCCGGTGCCGGCGGGGAAGAAGCTGCACTGTTTGCTGGCGAGTTGGTGCGCATGTACCAGCGCTACGCCGATAAGCACGGCTTCGCAGTGGAGGTGCTCGGACTTTCCGAATCCGACCTCGGTGGCGTGAAGGACATGACCTTATCCATCAAATCCAAGCAGCCCTCGCGCGACGGAGCCTGGAGCGTGTTCAAGTTCGAAGGTGGCGTGCACCGAGTGCAGCGTGTTCCCGTGACCGAATCGCAGGGTCGAATCCAGACTTCTGCCGCAGGTGTGCTGGTGTATCCAGAGCCTGACGAGGTGGGCGAGGTGGAGATCGATGAAAAGGATCTTCGCGTCGACGTCTATCGTTCCTCCGGCAAGGGTGGCCAGGGCGTGAATACCACTGACTCCGCCGTGCGCATCACTCACTTGCCTACGGGCTTGGTGGTGACCTGCCAGAAGGAGCGCTCGCAGATCCAGAATAAGGCGCGTGCGATGCAGGTGCTTGCGGCGCGTTTGCAGGCGATTGCTGAGGAAGAGGCCAACGCCGAAGCCGCCGAGGGGCGCGCAGCGCAGATCCGCACCATGGATCGCTCGGAGCGTATCCGCACCTATAACTGGCCCGAGAACCGAATCTCGGATCATCGCATCGGTTTTAAGGCCAACAATCTGGACTCGGTGCTCGGTGGCGATTTGGATGATTTGTTCACCGCGCTGCAGGCCGCCGAGCGCGCAGAACGCCTGGAAGCGGAGTAA
- a CDS encoding long-chain fatty-acid--CoA ligase, with the protein MQSTMQELPLNLQRILSYGATVYSTTPVTTFEGEVPQASSFGEVAARAAAFAHALRDDLGINGDQRVGSFMYNCNEHLETLFAVACMGAVFNPLNKQLMNDQIRHIINHAQDEVIVADQRLAKQLGSILSGGCPFVRAVVFIGRSDIAQAAAHIPEHIACYGYEKLLDGKSTVFHWPVLEETTAAAICYSTGTTGAPKGVAYSHRALYLQAMNLRTTDSVAVAHGQSFLCCVPIYHILSWCVPIAAFMSGTPLIFPGADVSGPSLAHMIATSHPRVANGVPTLWIQLMVHYMRNAPERMSLQEIFVGGSAVPPMLIDLWEQRYGVDVVHVWGMTETLAIGTVARPPSGVSGETRREYRISQGRFPASLEFRVVNDGEVMSSTDRNQGEIQVRGNWVTGSYYHSETEEAGGVASTFREHEVDDAPEQFTPDGWLRTGDVGSVTRDGFLTVKDRARDVIRSGGEWIYSAMLENAIMNQKVVVEAAVVGYPDTKWGERPLAVTRLVDGVEANAETAERLRDALRDSFPNWMLPEYWAFVQHIDKTSVGKFDKIDLREHLAAGDYDVIALQGPGADSPGNTTPPRREH; encoded by the coding sequence ATGCAGAGCACGATGCAGGAATTGCCACTGAACCTTCAAAGAATCCTCAGCTACGGCGCCACTGTGTATTCAACGACGCCCGTGACCACCTTTGAAGGCGAAGTTCCACAGGCATCCAGCTTTGGTGAGGTTGCCGCCCGAGCCGCAGCGTTCGCCCACGCCCTACGCGATGATTTGGGCATTAACGGCGATCAGCGTGTGGGCAGTTTCATGTACAACTGCAATGAACACCTGGAAACTCTCTTCGCCGTGGCGTGCATGGGAGCTGTGTTCAATCCACTAAATAAGCAATTGATGAATGATCAGATCCGCCACATCATCAATCACGCGCAGGATGAGGTCATCGTGGCGGATCAACGCCTTGCCAAGCAGTTGGGCTCTATTTTGTCAGGCGGCTGCCCGTTTGTCCGAGCTGTGGTATTCATCGGCCGTTCCGACATCGCCCAGGCAGCAGCCCACATACCCGAGCACATTGCTTGCTATGGGTATGAGAAGCTTCTCGACGGCAAAAGCACCGTTTTTCATTGGCCGGTGCTTGAAGAAACGACCGCCGCAGCGATCTGCTATTCCACCGGCACCACCGGCGCACCGAAGGGCGTGGCTTATTCGCACCGTGCGCTCTACCTGCAGGCGATGAACCTCCGCACCACCGACTCCGTGGCCGTGGCTCACGGCCAATCCTTTCTGTGCTGCGTGCCGATCTATCACATTCTGAGTTGGTGCGTTCCGATTGCCGCGTTCATGTCTGGCACTCCGTTGATCTTCCCCGGCGCCGATGTGTCAGGCCCCTCGTTGGCGCACATGATCGCCACGTCCCATCCTCGTGTTGCCAATGGCGTGCCCACCCTGTGGATTCAGCTCATGGTTCACTACATGCGCAACGCGCCGGAGCGTATGAGTTTGCAGGAGATTTTCGTTGGCGGCTCGGCGGTTCCCCCCATGCTCATTGACTTGTGGGAGCAGCGCTATGGCGTGGACGTCGTGCACGTGTGGGGCATGACGGAAACGCTAGCGATCGGCACGGTGGCGCGGCCACCTTCGGGTGTGTCTGGAGAAACTAGGCGCGAATACCGCATCTCGCAGGGCCGCTTCCCCGCCTCGCTTGAATTCCGGGTGGTGAATGATGGTGAGGTGATGAGTTCCACCGACCGCAATCAGGGTGAAATTCAGGTTCGAGGCAATTGGGTCACCGGTTCGTACTATCACTCTGAGACCGAAGAAGCTGGTGGCGTTGCTTCAACATTCCGCGAGCACGAGGTGGATGATGCGCCGGAGCAATTCACACCGGATGGATGGTTGCGCACCGGCGACGTGGGTTCGGTGACGCGCGACGGCTTCCTCACCGTGAAAGATCGTGCGCGCGATGTGATTCGCTCTGGCGGCGAGTGGATCTACTCCGCCATGTTGGAAAACGCCATCATGAACCAGAAGGTTGTAGTGGAGGCCGCCGTGGTCGGTTACCCGGACACGAAGTGGGGAGAGCGCCCCCTGGCTGTGACGAGGCTTGTCGACGGCGTCGAGGCGAACGCAGAGACAGCGGAGCGCCTTCGCGATGCGCTACGCGATAGTTTCCCAAACTGGATGCTGCCGGAGTACTGGGCCTTTGTGCAGCACATTGATAAGACTTCCGTGGGAAAGTTTGACAAGATCGATCTGCGCGAACACCTCGCTGCGGGCGACTACGATGTAATTGCGCTTCAAGGCCCCGGCGCCGATTCACCCGGCAACACCACACCGCCAAGGCGAGAGCATTAA
- the rho gene encoding transcription termination factor Rho yields MSQTDQGATRQEANLAGLRLPELRKIAAQMGLRGVSALRKNDLIAAIKGAQSGDQQTVEHSVRKGKQRVYGEENESKDNKAPESDTKTEAKEAGQEQEEHHGRGRRRRAVRASHVDPAEQQETSEESKDDADEQRYESRSAARRARRNRARRDQQDEPRQEQRQEQRHDENDESADAADNLEARNNNRDNRENRENRDNRGQRNNRDDSNERGNRRNRRNRRGRDDNRNDNRDNRDNRNEQNQGREDENLLDVAGILDIVDNNVAFIRTTGYHSGPADVYVNSQMVRRFGLRAGDAIIGKARPNNDQGGRGRNRQKYNPLVRVESVNGVGVEEAKQRPQFSKLTPLYPNQRLRLETDPKVLTTRVIDLIMPIGKGQRALIVSPPKAGKTTILQNIANAIATNNPECYLMVVLVDERPEEVTDMQRSVKGEVIASTFDRPPSEHTAVAELAIERAKRLVEQGMDVVVLLDSITRLGRAYNNSSPASGRILSGGVDSNALYPPKRFLGAARNIENGGSLTIIATAMVETGSAGDTVIFEEFKGTGNAELKLDRKISERRVFPAVDVNPSGTRKDELLLPPEEARVMHKLRRILSALDSQAAIDLLIKQLKKTRNNGEFLMQVMSSAPMAADSEEE; encoded by the coding sequence GTGAGCCAAACAGATCAAGGCGCTACGCGCCAAGAAGCGAACTTAGCGGGACTCCGTCTGCCGGAATTGCGCAAGATCGCGGCCCAAATGGGCCTTCGGGGGGTATCCGCATTGCGCAAGAACGACTTGATCGCGGCGATCAAGGGTGCGCAATCCGGTGACCAGCAGACGGTCGAACATAGCGTGCGCAAAGGCAAGCAGCGCGTGTATGGGGAGGAAAACGAATCTAAGGACAACAAGGCTCCCGAGTCTGATACTAAGACCGAAGCCAAAGAAGCCGGCCAAGAGCAGGAAGAACACCATGGTCGCGGACGTCGTCGCCGTGCCGTGCGGGCTTCACACGTCGATCCTGCGGAGCAGCAGGAGACGAGTGAAGAATCGAAGGACGATGCCGATGAGCAGCGCTATGAATCTCGCTCGGCAGCTCGTCGTGCGCGCCGGAACAGGGCGCGCCGCGATCAACAGGACGAGCCTCGTCAGGAACAGCGCCAAGAACAACGCCACGACGAAAACGACGAATCTGCGGATGCGGCAGACAACCTTGAGGCGCGCAACAACAACCGCGACAACCGCGAGAACCGCGAGAACCGCGACAACCGCGGCCAGCGCAACAACCGCGACGACAGCAACGAACGTGGCAACCGTCGGAACCGTCGCAACCGCCGTGGTCGCGACGATAATCGCAACGACAATCGAGACAACCGCGACAACAGAAACGAACAGAACCAGGGTCGCGAAGATGAAAACCTACTCGACGTGGCCGGCATCCTGGACATTGTGGACAACAACGTGGCCTTCATCCGCACCACCGGCTACCACTCGGGTCCCGCCGATGTGTACGTGAACTCCCAGATGGTTCGTCGCTTCGGTCTTCGTGCCGGTGACGCCATCATCGGCAAGGCTCGCCCCAACAACGATCAGGGCGGTCGTGGGCGCAACCGCCAGAAGTACAACCCGCTGGTGCGCGTCGAATCGGTCAATGGCGTTGGCGTTGAAGAAGCGAAGCAGCGCCCGCAGTTTTCCAAGCTCACTCCGCTGTACCCAAACCAGCGCCTGCGCCTGGAAACTGATCCGAAGGTGCTCACCACCCGTGTGATTGACCTGATCATGCCGATTGGCAAGGGCCAGCGTGCCCTGATCGTGTCTCCACCGAAGGCTGGTAAGACCACGATCTTGCAGAACATTGCGAATGCGATCGCTACGAATAACCCCGAGTGCTACCTCATGGTGGTGCTGGTGGACGAGCGTCCGGAAGAAGTGACGGACATGCAGCGAAGCGTCAAGGGCGAGGTGATTGCCTCTACCTTCGACCGTCCACCAAGCGAACACACCGCTGTGGCTGAGCTTGCCATTGAGCGCGCCAAGCGCCTGGTGGAGCAGGGGATGGACGTGGTGGTCTTGCTGGACTCCATTACTCGTTTGGGTCGCGCCTACAACAACAGCTCCCCGGCGTCCGGCCGCATCCTTTCCGGCGGTGTGGACTCCAACGCTTTGTACCCGCCGAAGCGCTTCTTGGGCGCAGCCCGCAATATCGAAAACGGCGGATCGCTCACAATCATCGCCACCGCAATGGTGGAGACCGGCTCCGCTGGCGACACCGTGATTTTCGAGGAGTTCAAGGGCACCGGCAACGCAGAGCTCAAGCTGGATCGCAAGATCTCCGAGCGCCGCGTGTTCCCGGCCGTGGATGTCAATCCTTCCGGCACCCGCAAGGACGAACTGCTGCTGCCTCCAGAGGAAGCGCGTGTGATGCACAAGCTGCGCCGCATCCTCTCCGCGTTGGATTCTCAGGCTGCTATTGATCTGTTGATTAAGCAGTTGAAGAAGACCCGCAACAATGGCGAGTTCCTCATGCAGGTGATGTCTTCGGCTCCAATGGCTGCCGATTCGGAAGAGGAGTAA
- a CDS encoding molybdopterin molybdotransferase MoeA, with the protein MSCTHSNFDRTVKQHREAVLDLLSPLPSQRIPLPAAKGRVLAKDVTAILAVPAFSNSAMDGYLVHAADLHGEGPWDLEVAADIPAGASPTEVPTGKAARIMTGAPTGEHTEDLLVVPVENTDQQPGAAALPQQVRILHATPDRSHIRPRGEDAQPGDVIIAAGTAIDAGTIAALVSCGVHEIEAYALPNVTVFSSGDELVPAGEVPGPGQIPDSNRPMIAELLRNAGANVTQRHVSDDPKECEKAMQEAAAASDLIVTTGGVSAGAFDVIKEVLGSKDMWFGSVAMQPGKPQGAGVFHSGHNSTTVLCLPGNPVSAFVSFYLFVAPALRRLSGMSVARSSDPLKVPATLGAEIRANGPRELFIPARVEMQQRLLATPALAGGVGSHRVASLSAVRGLIHREPHAEAAQPGDTVELWLTQL; encoded by the coding sequence ATGTCTTGCACGCACAGCAATTTTGATCGCACCGTCAAGCAGCACCGGGAAGCGGTGCTCGATTTACTTTCTCCCCTTCCTTCGCAGCGTATTCCGCTGCCGGCGGCAAAAGGACGGGTATTGGCGAAGGACGTTACAGCGATACTTGCTGTGCCGGCCTTCAGCAACTCCGCGATGGACGGCTACCTAGTGCATGCGGCCGATCTGCACGGTGAAGGCCCCTGGGATCTCGAAGTAGCTGCAGATATTCCAGCAGGCGCTTCCCCCACGGAGGTTCCCACCGGAAAAGCCGCGCGCATCATGACGGGTGCGCCTACCGGAGAGCACACCGAAGATCTGCTAGTGGTGCCCGTTGAGAACACCGACCAGCAACCCGGTGCGGCCGCGCTTCCACAGCAGGTAAGGATTCTTCACGCCACACCTGATCGCAGCCATATACGCCCGAGGGGTGAAGACGCGCAGCCGGGTGATGTGATCATTGCCGCTGGCACTGCCATCGACGCGGGCACCATTGCAGCGTTGGTGTCCTGCGGGGTGCACGAGATTGAAGCGTATGCCCTCCCGAACGTCACAGTGTTTTCCAGCGGCGATGAACTCGTTCCAGCAGGTGAAGTGCCCGGTCCAGGCCAGATTCCTGACTCGAATCGCCCGATGATTGCCGAATTGTTGCGCAACGCTGGAGCGAACGTGACGCAACGCCACGTGTCTGATGATCCAAAGGAATGCGAGAAGGCGATGCAGGAAGCGGCGGCTGCCAGTGACCTGATCGTTACTACTGGTGGAGTTTCCGCTGGCGCTTTCGATGTGATCAAAGAAGTACTTGGCTCGAAGGACATGTGGTTCGGTTCCGTCGCTATGCAGCCCGGCAAGCCGCAGGGCGCTGGAGTGTTTCACTCAGGGCACAACTCCACCACCGTGCTCTGCCTGCCTGGCAACCCGGTGAGCGCCTTTGTGTCCTTCTATTTGTTTGTGGCCCCTGCTTTGCGCCGCCTATCCGGCATGAGCGTGGCACGCAGCTCGGATCCCCTCAAGGTTCCCGCAACACTGGGAGCTGAGATTCGCGCCAATGGCCCGCGCGAGTTATTCATTCCGGCTCGTGTGGAGATGCAACAGCGCCTGCTTGCCACCCCTGCCCTAGCCGGTGGTGTGGGCTCTCACCGTGTGGCATCGTTGTCTGCTGTGCGCGGGTTGATCCACCGCGAACCCCACGCAGAAGCCGCGCAGCCGGGCGACACGGTTGAACTTTGGCTGACCCAACTTTAG